A window from Panulirus ornatus isolate Po-2019 chromosome 29, ASM3632096v1, whole genome shotgun sequence encodes these proteins:
- the LOC139758028 gene encoding myosin regulatory light chain 2: MSRKSGSRSSSKRSKKSGGGSNVFDMFTQRQVAEFKEGFQLMDRDKDGIIGKTDLRATFDEIGRIATDQELDEMLADAPGPINFTMLLNMFAQRQTGESDDDDVVAKAFLAFSDEEGFMDCDTFRHALMTWGDKFSAQEADDALDQMDVDEAGKIEVQSVIQMLTAGGGDDAPPAGEETA, from the coding sequence ATGTCCCGCAAGTCAGGCTCCCGCTCGTCCTCCAAGAGGTCCAAGAAGTCTGGAGGAGGAAGCAATGTCTTCGATATGTTCACCCAGCGGCAGGTGGCCGAATTCAAGGAAGGCTTCCAGCTGATGGACCGCGACAAGGACGGCATCATCGGGAAGACCGACCTTCGCGCAACCTTCGACGAAATCGGCCGCATCGCCACCGACCAGGAGCTGGACGAGATGCTCGCCGACGCCCCAGGCCCCATCAACTTCACCATGCTACTCAACATGTTCGCACAGCGACAGACGGGCGAATCCGACGACGACGACGTGGTGGCGAAAGCCTTCCTGGCCTTCTCGGACGAGGAGGGTTTCATGGACTGCGACACCTTCCGCCACGCCCTCATGACCTGGGGCGACAAGTTCTCGGCACAGGAGGCTGACGATGCCCTTGACCAGATGGACGTCGACGAGGCCGGCAAGATCGAGGTACAGAGCGTCATCCAGATGCTAACTGCTGGAGGTGGTGACGACGCCCCACCGGCGGGAGAAGAAACTGCCTAG